The following are from one region of the Coffea eugenioides isolate CCC68of chromosome 2, Ceug_1.0, whole genome shotgun sequence genome:
- the LOC113763237 gene encoding uncharacterized protein LOC113763237 isoform X2 gives MVESNRSETAPASANLVMEEFCSCELTRSNSEAASSLTVESSGDILFPSANARPDKCEAWTNEQHNKYLDYLEASFAQQLQRSRGFTAWCTEQNRSGKDSSKRLPVCVSKASEQFSVLQDGQWQKIIFDMDQPLSYISTVKIPRIHCERRAGKDSSHVSSDPKDHIKLRYEEEHLEGKRPFSSGSASNSEQNHIKTCYSNSFIKEGSGQNFADEDCEHDPHTISLAKRLKTVADDTSSEDQIVPSGKLFALGKSIINNKTLGGQAINEDSSKDFENWSLLNLT, from the exons ATGGTAGAGAGTAACCGGTCGGAGACTGCGCCGGCGTCGGCGAATCTGGTGATGGAAGAGTTTTGCAGCTGTGAGTTGACTCGATCGAACTCCGAGGCTGCTTCTTCTTTGACTGTTGAAAGTTCCGGAGATATCTTGTTTCCTTCTGCTAATGCAAGACCG GATAAGTGTGAGGCATGGACAAATGAGCAGCACAACAAATATCTTGATTATTTGGAAGCATCATTCGCTCAACAACTACAACGATCAAGAGGATTCACAGCATGGTGCACTGAACAAAACAGAAGTGGTAAAGATTCATCTAAAAGGCTGCCTGTCTGTGTCAGCAAAGCTTCTGAGCAG TTCTCAGTTTTACAAGATGGCCAATGGCAGAAGATAATCTTTGATATGGACCAGCCTCTTTCTTATATTTCTACTGTTAAGATTCCAAGAATACATTGTGAAAGACGTGCAGGTAAGGACTCTTCCCATGTATCGTCTGATCCTAAAGACCACATTAAGTTACGCTATGAGGAGGAGCATTTGGAAGGCAAGAGACCTTTTTCTAGTGGATCAGCATCAAATTCAGAACAAAACCATATAAAGACATGCTACAGTAATTCATTTATTAAAG AAGGTTCGGGCCAGAATTTTGCTGATGAAGACTGTGAACATGATCCGCACACTATTTCTCTGGCAAAAAGGTTGAAAACAGTTGCAGATGATACTTCAAGTGAAGATCAA ATTGTGCCATCTGGGAAATTATTTGCATTAGGAAAGTCAATCATCAATAATAAGACGTTGGGAGGACAAGCGATTAATGAAGATTCATCAAAAGATTTTGAGAACTGGTCCCTTCTCAATTTGACGTGA
- the LOC113761745 gene encoding glycoprotein 3-alpha-L-fucosyltransferase A: MGSTIPNQRHPRFEESSGSSYSSTTSNSNTSKKKWWNLMPLIVSLVVIAEIAFLGRLDVDKNVDLVNSWADSFYQYTTSSSWLSTSSTTTTTHIHMGDGEDEADAGLTSVTGHDFDRKSGSEVENTCEEWLEKEDSVAYSRDFQKDPIFVTGAEQEWKSCSVGCKFGFDSNRKPDAAFGLPQQDGAASVLRSMESAQYYAENNVAMARRRGYDIVMTTSLSSDVPVGYFSWAEYDIMAPLQPKTESALAAAFISNCGARNFRLQALEALERANIKIDSYGSCHRNRGGNVDKVKTLMRYKFSLAFENSNEEDYVTEKFFQSLVAGTVPVVVGAPNIQDFAPSPSSVLHIKELNDVDSVAKNMTYLAENPGAYNESLRWKLEGPSDSFKALVDMAAVHSSCRLCIFLATKVQEREEKKVEFQKRPCKCTRGLETVYHVYVRERGRFEMVSIFLRSSNLTLKALQSAVLSKFKSAKHVPVWKQERPEKIRGDDGLKVHRIYPLGMTQRQALYTFTFKGDSEFRNHIESNPCAKFEVIFV, encoded by the exons ATGGGTTCCACAATTCCGAATCAGAGGCATCCCAGATTCGAAGAGTCAAGCGGGTCATCCTACTCCTCCACCACCAGTAACAGTAATACCTCCAAGAAGAAATGGTGGAATCTGATGCCTCTGATTGTGAGTTTAGTGGTGATTGCAGAGATCGCCTTTCTGGGCCGACTGGACGTGGACAAGAACGTTGACTTAGTCAACTCCTGGGCTGACTCCTTTTACCAGTATACGACGTCGTCGTCTTGGTTGTCTACCTCATCCACCACCACCACAACGCATATTCATATGGGCGACGGTGAAGATGAGGCAGACGCCGGGTTGACCAGTGTGACCGGCCACGATTTTGATCGGAAGAGCGGCTCCGAAGTGGAAAATACCTGTGAGGAGTGGTTGGAGAAAGAGGACTCGGTGGCTTACTCTAGGGATTTTCAGAAAGATCCCATCTTTGTAACTGGTGCTGAAcag GAGTGGAAGTCCTGTTCTGTGGGATGTAAATTTGGATTTGATAGCAATAGAAAGCCTGATGCTGCATTTGGTTTACCTCAACAAGATGGTGCCGCGAGCGTGCTTCGATCAATGGAGTCAGCTCAATATTATGCAGAGAACAATGTTGCTATGGCACGACG GAGGGGATATGATATTGTTATGACAACAAGTCTCTCTTCAGATGTTCCGGTTGGGTATTTCTCTTGGGCTGAGTATGATATAATGGCACCTTTGCAACCAAAAACTGAGAGTGCTTTGGCAGCAGCTTTTATTTCTAATTGTGGTGCTCGAAACTTCCGACTTCAAGCTCTTGAAGCACTTGAGAGGGCTAACATCAAAATTGATTCTTATGGAAGTTGTCATCGAAATCGTGGTGGAAATG TGGACAAGGTAAAAACGCTGATGCGTTACAAGTTCAGCTTGGCTTTTGAGAATTCAAATGAGGAGGATTATGTTACTGAGAAGTTCTTCCAATCTCTTGTGGCCG GAACTGTTCCTGTCGTTGTGGGTGCACCAAATATCCAAGATTTTGCCCCTTCTCCTAGTTCTGTGTTACACATTAAGGAGCTAAATGATGTTGATTCGGTTGCCAAGAATATGACATATCTTGCTGAAAATCCTGGTGCATATAATGAATCATTAAG GTGGAAGCTTGAGGGCCCATCAGATTCTTTCAAGGCCCTTGTTGATATGGCTGCAGTTCATTCTTCTTGTCGTCTATGCATTTTCTTGGCAACAAAAGTTCAGGAGAGAGAGGAGAAAAAAGTAGAGTTTCAAAAACGGCCATGCAAATGCACCAGAGGCTTAGAAACTGTCTATCATGTATATGTTCGCGAAAGAGGGAGGTTTGAGATGGTGTCGATTTTTCTAAG GTCATCCAATTTAACCTTGAAGGCATTGCAGTCCGCGGTGCTGTCAAAGTTCAAGTCTGCGAAACATGTGCCAGTTTGGAAACAAGAAAGACCAGAAAAGATAAGAGGAGATGATGggctaaaagttcacagaataTATCCTCTTGGCATGACACAGAGACAGGCATTGTATACCTTTACATTTAAGGGGGACAGTGAGTTTAGAAATCACATAGAAAGCAATCCTTGTGCTAAATTTGAGGTCATATTCGTGTAG
- the LOC113760368 gene encoding zinc finger CCHC domain-containing protein 10, with translation MDHVSALSTKPLSETKSGPPDTQREAAWLKRKKEFRRWQRRRCKSFTDSDLDELRACIELGFGFEFDSADLDPKLSSAFPALDFYCAVNKQFHSRSRSDSLSRSSSSVTVASSDSDTSRSSAGSSSSSLFEPGDDPEVKKTRLRQWVQVVACTVRQCSPR, from the exons ATGGACCATGTCAGCGCACTTTCAACAAAACCGCTCTCCGAAACCAAGTCGGGGCCCCCGGACACGCAACGCGAAGCGGCGTGGCTGAAGCGCAAAAAGGAATTTCGTCGCTGGCAACGCCGCCGCTGCAAGAGTTTTACGGACTCCGACTTGGATGAACTCCGAGCTTGCATTGAACTCGGATTCGGGTTCGAATTTGATTCCGCCGATTTGGACCCCAAGTTGTCGAGTGCTTTTCCAGCTTTGGACTTTTACTGCGCCGTGAATAAACAGTTCCACTCCAGGTCCAGGAGTGATAGCTTGTCCAGGTCTTCTTCGTCGGTGACTGTTGCTAGCTCTGACTCTGACACGTCGCGGTCGTCTGCTGGAAGTTCCTCCAGTTCTCTTTTCGAGCCTG GTGATGATCCGGAGGTGAAGAAAACGAGATTGAGGCAGTGGGTGCAGGTGGTGGCATGCACAGTTCGACAATGTTCGCCCAGATGA
- the LOC113763237 gene encoding uncharacterized protein LOC113763237 isoform X1 yields MVESNRSETAPASANLVMEEFCSCELTRSNSEAASSLTVESSGDILFPSANARPDKCEAWTNEQHNKYLDYLEASFAQQLQRSRGFTAWCTEQNRSGKDSSKRLPVCVSKASEQFSVLQDGQWQKIIFDMDQPLSYISTVKIPRIHCERRAGKDSSHVSSDPKDHIKLRYEEEHLEGKRPFSSGSASNSEQNHIKTCYSNSFIKDSAEGSGQNFADEDCEHDPHTISLAKRLKTVADDTSSEDQIVPSGKLFALGKSIINNKTLGGQAINEDSSKDFENWSLLNLT; encoded by the exons ATGGTAGAGAGTAACCGGTCGGAGACTGCGCCGGCGTCGGCGAATCTGGTGATGGAAGAGTTTTGCAGCTGTGAGTTGACTCGATCGAACTCCGAGGCTGCTTCTTCTTTGACTGTTGAAAGTTCCGGAGATATCTTGTTTCCTTCTGCTAATGCAAGACCG GATAAGTGTGAGGCATGGACAAATGAGCAGCACAACAAATATCTTGATTATTTGGAAGCATCATTCGCTCAACAACTACAACGATCAAGAGGATTCACAGCATGGTGCACTGAACAAAACAGAAGTGGTAAAGATTCATCTAAAAGGCTGCCTGTCTGTGTCAGCAAAGCTTCTGAGCAG TTCTCAGTTTTACAAGATGGCCAATGGCAGAAGATAATCTTTGATATGGACCAGCCTCTTTCTTATATTTCTACTGTTAAGATTCCAAGAATACATTGTGAAAGACGTGCAGGTAAGGACTCTTCCCATGTATCGTCTGATCCTAAAGACCACATTAAGTTACGCTATGAGGAGGAGCATTTGGAAGGCAAGAGACCTTTTTCTAGTGGATCAGCATCAAATTCAGAACAAAACCATATAAAGACATGCTACAGTAATTCATTTATTAAAG ATTCTGCAGAAGGTTCGGGCCAGAATTTTGCTGATGAAGACTGTGAACATGATCCGCACACTATTTCTCTGGCAAAAAGGTTGAAAACAGTTGCAGATGATACTTCAAGTGAAGATCAA ATTGTGCCATCTGGGAAATTATTTGCATTAGGAAAGTCAATCATCAATAATAAGACGTTGGGAGGACAAGCGATTAATGAAGATTCATCAAAAGATTTTGAGAACTGGTCCCTTCTCAATTTGACGTGA